In Arcobacter lacus, one genomic interval encodes:
- a CDS encoding GDSL-type esterase/lipase family protein has protein sequence MKNKILTALCGLLFLNNYNLEAKEIQKVEEWKIQNDPYYKHKKSQFEVLMNNSKYTTMMLGDSITDEGRWDELLNNNTVQNRGISGDTTSGVLDRLSTVSPSIKQVFIMIGVNDIMRGKSENEVFENYKKIIKFFEEKNIKVHIQSTLYIGETRKQNFNPKIEKLNEKLKDFAQNNNIDFIDLNPIFAPNKVLKSEFTTDDLHLNGKAYTLWVKEIKKYID, from the coding sequence ATGAAAAATAAAATATTAACAGCTTTATGTGGTTTACTATTTTTAAATAATTATAATCTAGAAGCAAAAGAGATACAAAAAGTTGAAGAGTGGAAAATACAAAATGATCCATATTATAAACATAAAAAAAGTCAATTTGAGGTTTTGATGAATAATAGTAAATACACAACTATGATGTTAGGTGATTCAATAACTGATGAGGGAAGATGGGATGAACTTTTAAATAATAATACAGTTCAAAATAGAGGAATAAGTGGAGATACAACAAGTGGAGTTTTAGATAGATTATCAACAGTTAGTCCTAGTATAAAACAAGTTTTTATTATGATTGGTGTAAATGACATAATGAGAGGAAAAAGTGAAAATGAAGTTTTTGAAAATTATAAAAAGATAATCAAATTTTTTGAAGAAAAAAATATAAAAGTTCATATTCAATCAACTCTTTATATTGGTGAAACAAGAAAACAAAATTTTAATCCTAAAATAGAAAAATTAAATGAAAAATTAAAAGATTTTGCTCAAAACAATAATATTGATTTTATAGATTTAAATCCAATTTTTGCACCAAATAAAGTATTAAAATCAGAGTTTACGACTGATGATTTACATCTAAATGGAAAAGCTTATACTCTTTGGGTAAAAGAGATAAAAAAATATATAGATTAA
- the cobT gene encoding nicotinate mononucleotide-dependent phosphoribosyltransferase CobT: MNFKTILGKADFIEFLRGKKATFLLGCSVTKTCEIPNISQAGIPQKLFLTPTLDAEFLCIKQVKSLPDIAKTPKGVPTPAIITRAIHEVKPFSNIEILNLGLEVVPQIEYFKIHNFDINSSDSIDKNANIPAMEIFQKGIEFAQSYETKDDYIILAETIPAGTTTANATAKALGYDCDGYFSSSFKNNPNDIKEKTINNALSNIDSNDDLFDKLSKVSDNMIIFYAGFILGSQNKNQKIVLAGGTQMACVLLVVNSILRSMDGVLDSSNIALFTTKWIEEDKNSNIKALLEQLDFPINAYSSDFDFSLSSHPALKLYDEGEAKEGVGCGGALCYASINGLSKQIVTKKIEEFLGE; encoded by the coding sequence ATGAACTTTAAAACAATTTTAGGAAAAGCTGATTTTATAGAGTTTCTAAGAGGTAAAAAAGCCACTTTTTTGCTTGGTTGTAGTGTAACAAAAACTTGTGAAATTCCAAATATTTCACAAGCTGGAATTCCTCAAAAATTATTTCTTACTCCAACTTTAGATGCAGAGTTTTTATGTATAAAACAAGTAAAGTCTTTACCTGATATTGCAAAAACTCCAAAAGGAGTTCCAACTCCTGCAATAATAACTAGAGCAATTCATGAAGTTAAACCTTTTTCAAATATAGAAATTTTAAATTTGGGATTAGAAGTAGTTCCTCAAATAGAGTATTTTAAAATACATAATTTTGATATAAACTCAAGTGATAGTATAGATAAAAATGCAAATATACCTGCTATGGAGATTTTCCAAAAAGGAATAGAGTTTGCGCAAAGCTATGAAACAAAAGATGATTATATTATTTTAGCTGAAACAATTCCAGCAGGAACTACAACAGCTAATGCGACAGCAAAAGCTTTGGGATATGATTGTGATGGATATTTTTCAAGTTCATTTAAAAATAATCCAAATGATATAAAAGAAAAAACAATCAATAATGCTTTATCAAATATAGATTCAAATGATGATTTATTTGATAAATTATCAAAAGTTAGTGATAATATGATAATTTTTTATGCAGGATTTATTTTAGGTAGTCAAAATAAAAATCAAAAGATTGTATTAGCTGGTGGAACACAGATGGCTTGTGTTTTACTTGTTGTGAATTCTATTTTAAGAAGTATGGATGGAGTTCTTGATTCTTCAAATATAGCACTCTTTACTACAAAATGGATAGAAGAAGATAAAAATTCAAATATCAAAGCACTTTTAGAACAACTTGATTTTCCTATAAATGCTTATTCAAGTGATTTTGATTTTAGTTTATCTTCACATCCAGCTTTAAAACTATATGATGAAGGAGAAGCTAAAGAGGGGGTTGGCTGTGGTGGCGCATTATGTTATGCTTCAATAAATGGTTTATCAAAACAGATAGTTACAAAAAAAATAGAAGAGTTTTTAGGAGAGTAA
- a CDS encoding anion permease: MSKQTLKLLIPIAVLVILWFIPAPEGLSQNAWHFLAIFFAVVVGLIIEPVPAALVGFTGISFVALLGLIGNPKESITWALSGFSNSVIWLIFAAFMFALGYKKTGLGKRVSLIMVKYMGKSSLGLGYAVAFSDLVLAPFMPSNTARSGGSVYPVAINIPHIFDSWPDKDPRKLGAYISWVAIATTCVTSSMFLTALAPNLLAVDLIAKSTGHAISWGEWAKVMIPLMVPLFLLTPWLAYVIYPPTQKKSPEAPAWASEELKKLGPVTFKEYLMAFLATVALVLWIFGKEFGVDSTTAAISIVAIMVLTNVITWDDLISNKAAFNVLIWFSTLVAMAAGLQKVGVLTWIGANTQTMLAGLHPTALILSLIVLFFLLHYFFASVTAHVTALVPVFMTIAATLLAPEQILPFTIILAGSLGVMGIITPYGTGPSPIWYGAGYISQARWWGLGAIFGTLYLAVIILGAFIFI, from the coding sequence ATGTCAAAACAGACTTTAAAATTACTTATACCCATTGCAGTTTTAGTAATCTTATGGTTCATTCCAGCACCAGAAGGATTATCTCAAAATGCATGGCATTTTCTAGCAATATTTTTTGCTGTTGTAGTAGGGCTTATCATTGAGCCAGTTCCAGCTGCTCTTGTAGGTTTTACAGGAATTTCATTTGTTGCACTTTTAGGATTAATAGGTAATCCTAAAGAGAGTATTACTTGGGCATTATCAGGATTCTCAAATAGTGTTATTTGGTTAATCTTTGCTGCATTTATGTTTGCACTTGGTTATAAAAAAACAGGTCTTGGAAAAAGAGTTTCTCTTATAATGGTTAAATACATGGGAAAAAGTTCATTAGGTCTTGGTTATGCTGTTGCATTCTCTGATTTAGTTTTAGCACCATTTATGCCATCAAATACAGCAAGAAGTGGAGGTTCAGTATATCCTGTTGCTATTAATATTCCTCATATTTTTGATTCTTGGCCAGACAAAGATCCAAGAAAACTTGGAGCTTATATCTCTTGGGTTGCTATTGCGACTACTTGTGTAACAAGTTCTATGTTCTTAACTGCACTTGCACCAAATTTACTTGCAGTTGATTTAATTGCAAAAAGTACAGGTCATGCTATTAGTTGGGGAGAATGGGCAAAAGTAATGATACCATTGATGGTTCCTCTGTTTTTATTAACTCCTTGGTTAGCGTATGTTATTTATCCACCAACACAAAAGAAATCTCCAGAAGCTCCAGCTTGGGCTAGTGAAGAATTAAAAAAATTAGGACCTGTAACTTTTAAAGAGTACTTAATGGCTTTTTTAGCGACTGTTGCCTTAGTTTTATGGATTTTTGGAAAAGAGTTTGGTGTTGATTCAACAACAGCTGCTATTTCAATTGTTGCTATAATGGTTTTAACAAATGTTATTACTTGGGATGATTTAATTTCAAATAAAGCAGCATTTAACGTACTTATTTGGTTCTCAACTTTAGTTGCAATGGCAGCTGGTTTACAAAAAGTAGGTGTTTTAACTTGGATTGGAGCAAATACTCAAACAATGTTAGCTGGTCTTCATCCAACAGCATTGATTTTGTCATTAATTGTTTTATTTTTCTTGTTACATTATTTCTTTGCTAGTGTTACTGCTCATGTTACTGCACTTGTTCCAGTATTTATGACTATTGCAGCAACTCTTTTAGCTCCTGAGCAAATTTTACCATTTACTATTATTTTAGCAGGAAGCCTTGGAGTAATGGGAATTATAACTCCTTATGGAACAGGACCATCGCCAATTTGGTATGGAGCTGGATATATTTCTCAAGCTAGATGGTGGGGATTAGGTGCTATTTTTGGAACACTTTATCTTGCAGTTATTATTTTAGGTGCATTTATATTCATCTAA
- a CDS encoding sulfite exporter TauE/SafE family protein, whose protein sequence is MDLNIDFLIIFSIILFFSSLVQGSIGFGFPLISTPLLAMITDMKTAILYVAIPTLLINLIAIFSEGNFLSAIKRFYPLAIFAMIGSAIGTQILIYSSSEIFKLLLAISIIFYLLIQKFKFEMVWVKNKPKTSLVIFGLSAGIIGGLTNVMALVLIIYSLESKHSRKEIIQSSNICFLFGKLIQIMLFAIHGSFTQELLTISFSSLILVVVAMVIGLKIKNKIPQENYNKVIKGFLFLMAIALIYQTIF, encoded by the coding sequence ATGGACTTAAATATTGATTTTTTAATCATCTTTTCAATAATTTTATTTTTTTCTTCTTTGGTTCAAGGAAGTATTGGTTTTGGTTTTCCTTTAATCTCAACTCCTCTTTTAGCAATGATTACAGATATGAAAACAGCTATTTTGTATGTTGCTATTCCTACACTTTTGATTAATTTGATAGCTATTTTTAGTGAAGGAAACTTTTTAAGTGCTATAAAAAGATTTTATCCTTTAGCGATTTTTGCGATGATAGGAAGTGCTATTGGTACACAAATATTAATCTATAGTAGTTCTGAAATCTTTAAATTATTATTGGCAATCTCAATTATTTTTTATTTATTAATTCAGAAATTCAAATTTGAAATGGTTTGGGTAAAAAATAAACCTAAAACTTCACTTGTTATATTTGGATTAAGTGCAGGAATTATAGGTGGTTTAACAAATGTTATGGCTTTGGTTTTAATAATATATTCTTTAGAATCAAAACATTCAAGAAAAGAGATAATTCAGTCTTCAAATATATGTTTTTTGTTTGGAAAACTTATTCAAATTATGCTTTTTGCAATTCATGGTTCATTTACACAAGAGTTGTTAACAATTTCTTTTAGTAGTTTAATACTTGTTGTAGTTGCAATGGTTATTGGACTTAAAATAAAGAACAAAATTCCACAAGAAAATTATAATAAAGTTATAAAAGGATTTTTATTTTTGATGGCGATAGCTTTAATTTATCAAACGATTTTTTAA
- the dsbD gene encoding protein-disulfide reductase DsbD translates to MKKILLLLILFMYSFSLELGNKVLEPEEAFQVKFIENKDSLNIKFELGKDIYLYHDKLQINIIKPEKINITEELNIPKPVNYEEFVVHFDDLNLTIPYNFLKSKVESQEFEIELKFQGCSKAGLCYAPMSQKHILILGINNENKNKNLENLNETDVIANSLKDKNILLVLLTFFGFGLLLSLTPCVFPMIPILSSIIVGASKTEKMTTSKGFLLSLVYVLSMSIAYTIAGVIAGILGANLQVAFQNPYVLIVFSFIFVLLAFSMFGYFEIKLPQAFQSKLNKKSDTQGLLGIAIMGFLSALIVGPCVAPPLAGALVYIGQTGDAILGGLALFVMSLGMGVPLLLIGLGAGKFMPKPGGWMESITKIFGIVMLGVAIWLLDRVLDATVIIYLWALLLLGSAIYLKIYQHILAQLITVVIFILGVILFVGAISGATNPLNPLEEFTSSKMTQVSDEKLIFKKIKNIQELELAIKNSNKPVMLDFWASWCVSCKELEEITFQDEQVINKLQEFTLLKADVTENNDEDKALQKKFSVVGPPALIFWDKDKNEIQASRIIGYKNPKDFLEIVNKNFQN, encoded by the coding sequence ATGAAAAAGATTTTATTGCTTTTGATACTTTTCATGTACTCTTTTTCTTTAGAACTTGGGAATAAAGTTTTAGAGCCAGAAGAGGCATTTCAAGTAAAATTTATAGAAAATAAAGATAGTTTAAATATCAAATTTGAATTAGGAAAAGATATATATTTATATCACGATAAATTACAAATAAATATTATAAAACCTGAAAAAATAAATATTACAGAAGAGTTAAATATTCCAAAGCCTGTCAACTATGAAGAATTTGTAGTTCATTTTGATGATTTGAATTTAACTATTCCTTATAATTTTTTAAAATCAAAAGTTGAATCACAAGAGTTTGAAATTGAGCTAAAATTTCAAGGATGTTCAAAAGCTGGACTTTGTTATGCTCCAATGAGTCAAAAACATATTTTAATATTGGGTATAAATAATGAAAATAAAAATAAAAATTTAGAAAACTTAAATGAAACAGATGTTATTGCAAATAGTTTAAAAGACAAAAATATACTTTTAGTTTTACTTACATTTTTTGGCTTTGGATTACTTTTATCTTTAACTCCTTGCGTTTTTCCAATGATTCCTATTTTATCTTCAATTATTGTAGGTGCTTCAAAAACTGAAAAAATGACCACTAGCAAAGGATTTTTATTATCTTTAGTTTATGTTTTATCAATGAGTATTGCTTATACAATAGCTGGAGTAATTGCAGGAATTTTGGGAGCAAATTTACAAGTAGCATTTCAAAATCCTTATGTTTTAATAGTTTTTTCTTTTATTTTCGTACTACTTGCTTTTTCAATGTTTGGATATTTTGAAATAAAACTTCCTCAAGCATTCCAATCAAAATTAAATAAAAAAAGTGATACTCAAGGACTTCTAGGAATTGCAATTATGGGATTCTTATCAGCTCTTATCGTTGGTCCTTGTGTTGCACCTCCACTTGCAGGAGCATTAGTTTATATTGGACAAACAGGTGATGCAATTCTTGGTGGATTAGCTTTATTTGTTATGAGTTTAGGAATGGGAGTTCCATTACTTCTAATTGGTTTAGGTGCAGGAAAATTTATGCCAAAACCTGGTGGCTGGATGGAAAGTATTACAAAAATTTTTGGAATAGTAATGTTAGGTGTTGCAATTTGGCTTTTAGATAGAGTTTTAGATGCAACTGTGATTATCTATTTATGGGCATTATTACTTTTAGGAAGTGCTATTTATCTAAAAATTTATCAACATATTTTGGCTCAGTTGATTACTGTTGTGATTTTTATTTTAGGTGTTATTTTATTCGTAGGGGCAATTAGTGGTGCAACAAATCCTTTAAATCCTTTAGAAGAATTCACTTCATCAAAAATGACACAAGTCTCTGATGAAAAGTTGATTTTTAAAAAAATAAAAAATATTCAAGAACTTGAACTTGCAATTAAAAACTCAAATAAACCAGTTATGTTAGATTTTTGGGCATCATGGTGTGTTTCTTGTAAAGAGTTAGAAGAGATTACTTTTCAAGATGAACAAGTTATAAATAAACTTCAAGAATTTACTTTATTAAAAGCTGATGTAACTGAAAACAATGATGAAGACAAAGCTTTACAAAAAAAGTTTAGTGTTGTTGGACCTCCTGCTTTAATATTTTGGGATAAAGATAAAAATGAAATTCAAGCTTCAAGAATTATTGGGTACAAAAATCCAAAGGATTTTTTGGAAATAGTAAATAAAAATTTTCAAAATTAA
- the rimK gene encoding 30S ribosomal protein S6--L-glutamate ligase, whose protein sequence is MRIYILSRNENLYSTKRLLEEATAKGWEVKVIDYLKCTIEIMKGELLVNYEGKLLPIPDAIIPRIGASKTFYGAAMVRHFEMQDVFSTTGNLALTRSRDKLRSLQVLSKNDVDLPRTVFASNKSNAKDVIALSGGAPLVLKILEGTQGVGVVLVDSKKAAKSVLDAFYGMDVNLLVQEYIEEANGTDIRAFIVDNEVVGAMKRQGAEGDFRSNLHQGGSAVAYKLNRKEKATAIAAARAMGLGVCGVDMIPSKRGPLVMEVNSSPGLEGIEKSTNINIAQKIMDYIEKNIKPKSSNTKKIKRKKDSIGA, encoded by the coding sequence ATGCGAATCTATATCTTATCAAGAAATGAAAATTTGTATTCAACAAAAAGATTATTAGAAGAGGCAACTGCAAAAGGTTGGGAAGTAAAAGTAATAGACTATTTAAAATGTACAATTGAGATTATGAAAGGTGAATTACTTGTGAATTATGAAGGAAAATTATTACCAATTCCTGATGCAATAATCCCTAGAATTGGTGCAAGTAAAACTTTTTATGGTGCAGCAATGGTAAGACACTTTGAAATGCAAGATGTATTTAGTACAACAGGAAATCTAGCACTTACAAGAAGTAGAGATAAACTTAGAAGTTTACAAGTTTTATCAAAAAATGATGTGGATTTACCAAGAACAGTTTTCGCTTCAAATAAATCAAATGCTAAAGATGTTATTGCTTTAAGTGGAGGAGCACCTTTAGTTTTAAAAATTTTAGAAGGAACTCAAGGTGTTGGAGTTGTTTTAGTTGATAGTAAAAAAGCTGCTAAATCAGTTCTTGATGCTTTTTATGGAATGGATGTGAATTTACTTGTTCAAGAGTATATTGAAGAAGCAAATGGTACAGATATACGAGCTTTTATTGTAGATAATGAAGTTGTTGGTGCAATGAAAAGACAAGGTGCAGAAGGAGACTTTAGGTCAAACTTACATCAAGGTGGAAGTGCAGTAGCTTATAAGCTTAATAGAAAAGAAAAAGCAACTGCAATAGCTGCTGCAAGGGCAATGGGACTAGGGGTTTGTGGTGTTGATATGATTCCTTCAAAAAGAGGTCCTTTAGTTATGGAAGTAAATTCAAGTCCAGGACTTGAAGGAATAGAAAAATCAACAAATATAAATATAGCTCAAAAAATAATGGATTACATAGAAAAAAATATAAAACCAAAATCTTCAAATACTAAAAAAATAAAAAGAAAAAAAGATAGTATAGGTGCTTAA
- a CDS encoding ATP-dependent zinc protease family protein: MSQMKVIGRREVIDILDLELYGLDAKIDTGADSNSLHCDDIFIDDEKFVHFSLLDEVHPAYHGKKIKMPLYKLKKVKSSNGVIQLRASIQVMVSFFGKNYKTVISLTDRSDMKYPMLIGRKFLTNRFLVDVSKEYLSKVN, encoded by the coding sequence ATGTCACAAATGAAAGTTATTGGAAGAAGAGAAGTTATAGATATTTTAGATTTAGAACTTTATGGACTAGATGCTAAAATAGACACTGGTGCAGATTCAAATTCACTACATTGTGATGATATTTTTATTGATGATGAAAAGTTTGTCCACTTTTCTTTGTTAGATGAAGTTCATCCAGCTTACCATGGTAAAAAAATAAAAATGCCTCTTTATAAATTAAAAAAAGTTAAAAGTTCAAATGGAGTGATCCAATTAAGAGCGTCAATTCAAGTTATGGTTTCATTTTTTGGAAAAAATTATAAAACAGTTATATCTTTAACAGATCGTTCAGATATGAAATATCCGATGTTAATTGGAAGAAAGTTTTTAACAAATCGTTTTTTAGTTGATGTTTCAAAAGAGTATTTATCAAAGGTTAATTAA
- a CDS encoding EAL domain-containing protein, translated as MENYNIFIFFIALFGILSFIIYLVIKTRKGYEREIVLKVKEIEDKLCVDKLTGLKNRVALDSDVKHGEFISIVLLDLDSFGDINELYGFVSAELVLVEIAKILKGFEKKYNVSAYRLSGDIFCLLDKDNMPFFEFEAFISDLILTFKNKLVHIEKLDIDVLISMTLGISIVQEEPVRTAAIALKKAKKTNQRFLVYNNEIDTKEVVKKSIYWREKIQKAIVENNVIPFYQPIFDRNQEIVKYETLMRIRDIDENDKVIYFTPNLFLSVSFKTKQYLQLSHIIISKTFDNLSKTKKQVSLNISFKDILNHEFIEFLDNKMDKLEKKDKERIIFEILESDYISDYEHLEEFISKYKKHGVKIAIDDFGTGYSNFIRIMRIRPDYLKIDSSLIKHIDIDKNSYEIVKSIIAFSKALNIQTIAEYVHSKEILDLLLEMGVDEFQGFYLAEPSLNIE; from the coding sequence TTGGAAAATTATAATATATTTATTTTTTTCATAGCTTTATTTGGAATTTTATCTTTTATCATATATTTAGTAATAAAAACTAGAAAAGGGTATGAAAGAGAAATAGTCCTTAAAGTAAAAGAGATAGAAGATAAATTGTGCGTTGATAAATTAACTGGTTTAAAAAACAGAGTTGCTTTAGATAGTGATGTAAAGCATGGAGAATTTATCTCAATTGTTTTACTTGATTTAGACTCTTTTGGTGATATCAATGAACTTTATGGATTTGTTTCTGCTGAACTAGTTTTAGTTGAAATTGCAAAAATTTTAAAAGGTTTTGAAAAAAAATATAATGTAAGTGCTTATAGATTAAGTGGAGATATTTTTTGTTTATTAGATAAAGATAATATGCCATTTTTTGAATTTGAAGCATTTATTAGTGATTTGATTTTAACATTTAAAAATAAATTAGTTCATATTGAAAAATTAGATATTGATGTTTTAATTAGTATGACACTAGGAATTTCTATTGTTCAAGAAGAACCAGTTAGAACAGCTGCAATTGCACTAAAAAAAGCAAAAAAAACGAATCAAAGATTTCTTGTTTATAATAATGAAATTGATACAAAAGAAGTTGTTAAAAAATCTATTTATTGGCGAGAAAAAATACAAAAAGCTATTGTAGAAAACAATGTAATACCATTTTATCAACCAATTTTTGATAGAAATCAAGAGATTGTAAAATATGAAACTTTGATGAGAATCAGAGATATAGATGAAAATGATAAAGTGATATATTTTACACCGAATCTTTTTTTATCAGTATCTTTCAAAACTAAACAGTATTTACAGTTATCTCATATAATCATTTCAAAAACATTTGATAATTTGTCAAAAACTAAGAAACAAGTATCTTTAAATATAAGTTTTAAAGATATTTTAAATCATGAATTTATAGAGTTTTTAGATAATAAAATGGATAAGTTAGAGAAAAAAGATAAAGAGAGAATAATCTTTGAAATTTTAGAAAGTGATTATATTTCTGATTATGAACATTTGGAAGAGTTTATTTCAAAGTATAAAAAGCATGGTGTAAAAATTGCAATTGATGATTTTGGAACAGGTTATTCAAACTTTATAAGAATTATGAGAATAAGACCTGATTATTTAAAAATTGATAGTTCTTTAATAAAGCATATAGATATAGATAAAAATTCTTATGAAATTGTAAAATCAATTATTGCTTTTTCTAAGGCATTAAATATTCAAACTATTGCTGAATATGTACACTCAAAAGAGATCTTAGATTTACTTTTGGAAATGGGCGTTGATGAGTTTCAAGGTTTTTATTTAGCTGAACCTTCTTTAAATATCGAATAG
- a CDS encoding phosphatidylserine decarboxylase, giving the protein MHISNLMSQYFGKFAKKEFPSPIQKIINLSYVKLMKLNMIEFKHPRYYKSLNELFTRELIIKREIDKNKDSIISPTDSLITECGTLKEDIALQIKGMEYSVEELLTYYCSENFEKVKNGSFMNFYLSPKDYHRYHAPCDFKLKKLIHVPGKLYPVNLKYLNKEFELFVQNERVILECENSGKLFYMVFVGALNVGQMVFEFENRVETNKDAKEIKVYNYDNIEITKGECLGYFKMGSTVVMIWEKDSVQIDDLLNQNVKFGQRIGKL; this is encoded by the coding sequence ATGCACATCTCAAATCTAATGTCTCAATATTTTGGAAAATTTGCAAAAAAAGAGTTCCCTTCTCCTATCCAAAAAATTATAAATTTAAGTTACGTAAAGCTAATGAAGTTGAATATGATTGAGTTTAAACATCCTAGATATTATAAATCTTTAAATGAATTATTTACAAGAGAGTTAATAATTAAAAGAGAAATAGATAAAAATAAAGATTCTATTATTTCTCCAACAGATAGTTTAATAACAGAATGTGGAACTTTAAAAGAAGATATTGCTTTACAAATTAAAGGAATGGAATATAGCGTTGAAGAGTTACTGACTTATTACTGTAGTGAAAATTTTGAAAAAGTTAAAAATGGTTCTTTTATGAATTTCTATCTATCACCAAAAGATTATCATAGATACCATGCCCCTTGTGATTTTAAACTAAAAAAACTTATTCATGTTCCAGGTAAACTTTATCCTGTAAATTTAAAATATCTAAACAAAGAATTTGAACTTTTTGTACAAAATGAAAGAGTTATATTAGAGTGTGAAAATAGCGGAAAACTTTTTTATATGGTATTTGTAGGTGCACTAAATGTAGGACAGATGGTATTTGAATTTGAAAATAGAGTAGAAACAAATAAAGATGCTAAAGAGATAAAAGTTTATAATTATGACAATATCGAAATAACAAAAGGTGAATGTTTAGGATATTTTAAAATGGGTTCAACTGTTGTTATGATTTGGGAAAAAGATAGTGTTCAAATTGATGATTTATTAAATCAAAATGTAAAATTTGGGCAAAGAATTGGAAAATTATAA
- the mltA gene encoding murein transglycosylase A: MKSLILILFLTFLVTGCSTKKEVFEEEKKEVKNRMEPVSFAQIKGFFEDDLNYALEVFKKDCQKSKKYEQFKNVCQKAQYETDGRKFFIVNFQPYKLYDSNSHDEGTITGYYEPLLYGSLKKSARYKYPVYKIPKNLITSDSANLEGYKSRGKMVGKKIVPYDTRKEIESNPNNPNLEVIAYVDDKFDLFFLHIQGSGKIQLDNGKLINVAYAEQNGRAYTSIGGYLINQGLMTKDEMSVQSMKQFFIKNPSKMDYIFNLNESYIFFKVANQGATGALNTVLTAQRNIAVDRSYIPLGTPVFLNTQNPVSKEPINQMMVAADVGGAIKGEIRADFFWGFGKDAFEYAGRMKEKGKMYILLPKN, translated from the coding sequence ATGAAAAGCTTAATACTTATTCTATTTTTAACTTTTTTGGTTACAGGATGTTCTACTAAAAAAGAGGTTTTTGAAGAAGAAAAAAAAGAAGTTAAAAATAGAATGGAACCAGTTTCTTTTGCCCAGATAAAAGGTTTTTTTGAAGATGATTTAAATTATGCTTTAGAAGTTTTTAAAAAAGATTGTCAAAAATCAAAAAAATATGAACAATTTAAAAATGTATGCCAAAAAGCTCAATATGAGACTGATGGAAGAAAATTTTTTATAGTAAATTTTCAACCATACAAACTTTATGATAGTAATTCACATGATGAAGGAACAATTACAGGATATTATGAACCACTTTTATATGGTAGTTTAAAAAAAAGTGCTAGATATAAATATCCAGTTTATAAAATACCAAAAAATTTAATAACATCGGATAGTGCAAATTTAGAAGGTTATAAATCTAGAGGAAAAATGGTTGGTAAAAAAATAGTTCCTTATGATACAAGAAAAGAGATAGAATCAAATCCAAATAACCCAAATCTTGAAGTTATAGCTTATGTAGATGATAAATTTGATCTGTTTTTCCTTCATATCCAAGGTTCTGGAAAAATCCAGCTTGATAATGGGAAATTAATAAATGTTGCTTATGCTGAGCAAAATGGAAGAGCATATACAAGTATTGGTGGATATTTGATAAATCAAGGACTTATGACAAAAGATGAAATGTCTGTTCAATCAATGAAACAATTTTTTATAAAAAATCCTTCAAAAATGGACTATATTTTTAATCTAAATGAGAGTTATATATTTTTTAAAGTTGCTAATCAAGGTGCAACAGGAGCTTTAAATACAGTATTAACTGCACAAAGAAATATTGCAGTTGATAGAAGTTATATTCCTTTAGGAACACCTGTATTTTTAAATACACAAAATCCAGTTTCAAAAGAGCCAATAAATCAGATGATGGTTGCAGCTGATGTTGGTGGAGCGATTAAAGGTGAAATTAGAGCTGACTTTTTTTGGGGATTTGGAAAAGATGCTTTCGAATATGCTGGACGAATGAAAGAAAAAGGCAAAATGTATATTCTTCTACCTAAAAATTAG